In the genome of Zobellia nedashkovskayae, the window GGTGAAATCAGGGAAAGGACTGCCGGTAATGGCTCGATCATCATCATCACCTCCATTTGTTATAATACCATCACCATTAATATCTACTAACTTAATACTTCCTACAGTGGAACGACCTGGAACCTGTGGTGAACTATCTAAATCTTCTTGATTTAAGTAAACGCCATCGGATACATGTCCATAAAATTGCCCAAAAGGTTGCCCCACTTGGGTAATATGCCATCCTCCTGGACCATATACCCTATCTATACCATCTGCTAATGCCTCTACCCTATTTCGGTTGAATGAAATATTGGCATTAGTTGTCCATTTAAATTTACCCGTTGTATTAACAGTGTTTAGACCAAACTCATGACCCCAAAAACGAATCTCTCCAATATTATCGCTAAATTGATTAAAACCAGATTCCTCCGCAACTTGAACATTGTATAATAGATTAGTGGTATTTTTGGTATAGTAGTCATACACGAAAGACACCCTGTCATTAAAAAGGCTTAAATCAAGTCCTAAATCAAACTGCTTGGTTGTCTCCCAACCTAAGTTTGAATTTGAAAGAGAATTTACAGCAGAACCAGGCGCAAAAGTGTCTCCGAAAACCGCATTTACCGTATTGTCTATTAAAGCATATTGGGTGTAATTACCAATGTTATTATTACCCGTAACTCCGAAACTACCTCTTAATTTAAGTAATGATATGGTCTCAGAATTTTCTAAAAAAGATTCATCAGAAACAATCCAACCCGCTGATACGGAAGGAAAAGTACCCCAACGATTCTCAGATCCAAACCTTGAAGAACCATCACTACGTATTGAACCGGTCAATAAATATTTTCCTTTATAGTTATACGTAAGTCTAGATAAAAAAGAAACCAAACTCCACTCTCTTACCTCATCAAATGTTCCACTTCTGTTTATGTTGGTGGCTCCTTGTATTGTTGGCAAGCGGTCATCTGCAAAATCAGATGCCTGAACCCTATTACGATCTTGCCGGTATTTTTGATACGTAAAACCCCCTAAGACAGAGAAAGTATGATTACCAATACTTTTATCATAAGTAACCGTATTCTCGTTCAACCAAGAAAAAGTATTTCGGTCATCCCAAATTGCCTCGTTATTGGTAGGTACAGGTCTATTGATAGAGTATGTAGCATTAGTAGGACTGAAGAATTCATATTGCTCATTATATAATTCAGCATTCAAACTAGTTTTTATAGCAAGACCCTCAATAGGTTTATATTCCAAAAAGGCATTTGTCAAAAGATTAATACTTTTAGTTTCATCTTTAATACGCTCTGCAGAATTTAACCAGTTAGCGTAAGAAAAAATGTTTCCTGTATCTGCTGGAAAATTATTGAATTCCGTTCTTGAGCCATCCGCATTATAAATTGGCATAATAGGCCAAGTATGTAATGCATTAAACAAAAGACCGGTACCTCTGGTACCATCTGTTCTTGGCACATTGTCAATTACATGATTAGGTGCTATGTTTACACCAATACGGACCTTGTCGGATAAAGTATAATCTAAATTCGCACGAAGTGAATATCGCTTATAATCAGAACCTAAAACAACCCCTTCTTGATCAAAGAAACCTAACACAACCGATGTTTTCAATTTTTCTTTATTAGAAGTAATACTAAGATTGTAATTGGTCATAGGTGCCGTTCTTAGAAGCGCATCATACCAATCATTAGTCTGCCCTTCATATTGAGAAGGATTCTGGAAAATATCAGGAACGGGACTACCTTGATCCTCGTAATATTCTTTTTTAAATTGAGCAAATTGAACAGCATCCATCATTTCTATTCTTCCACGCTCCGGAACACTTTGCATACTGGTAGTCATATTTAAACTCACACTTGTCTCTCCCGCTCTTCCGCTTTTGGTGGTAATTAATACAACACCATTTGCTGCTCTAGAACCATACAACGAAGTAGAAGCGGCATCTTTAAGTACACTAATGTCCTGAATTTCATCTGGGTTTATATTGTTGATTCCTCCCGAAATAGGAAAACCATCCACCACGTATAAAGGATCACTACCACCAGAAACCGATAATTGTCCCCTAATACGTACGGACATGCCTTGACCTGGTTTACCTGTGGTCTGGTTAATTTGAACTCCAGGAAGTCTACCTTGTATTTTTTGTGTAACCTGAGAAACCGGAATATCCGCAAGTTCATTGGCTTGAATAGTAGATACAGAACCTGTTACTTGTCGCTTAATTTGGGTACCATAACCTACTACTACAACTTCATCTAGAAGTGCTGCATCTTCGGCCATCGATATATCTATCTGGCTTTTACCGTCTACTGTAATTTCTTGAGCAGTAAATCCTATGTAAGTAAACACCAAAACACTATTGGCGTTTGGAGCTACAATACTGTAGTTCCCGTCAAAATCTGTTACAGACCCGGTAGTTGTTCCTTTAACAACTACGTTTACCCCGGGCAAGGCTTGTGAATCGTCTGCCGAAATAACTGTACCCGTAACGGTAACGCTTTGTGCCTGCATTGCTAAACCCCATAATAGGGTAACAATAATTAGAAATCCTTGTGAATTCCTTCGAAATCTTTTTTTCATAATCTTGAGATGTTTAGTTGAGTAACATTAAATCCTTAATATTTTGAGCGGAATTTTAAGGGATAATCAAATATATACGGGTCATTCTAAGAACTCATCCTGTACAGTGCTGTAGTGTCCTGTACTATCCTGTACTACACGAGAGTTCCATGGACCAAAGGTTAATTTGACATGGACAACCTTGTTAAATCTCTCTTAGAACAAACCCATTATATGCTTTCTTCAAAATTTTGAATTACCTTTTAACTCTATAATAAATTCGTTACAATTAATTTCACTTTAAATGAAACTAGCATCAATAGATATTGGGTCTAATGCCATACGATTACAGGTTGTAAAAGTTTATGAAGAAGATGATTTAGTCAGCTTTAAAAACTTGCAATTATTACGTTTTCCTTTACGATTAGGTCACGATGTCTTTTCTCAAGGAGAAATATCGCAGCCTACAAAAGAGAAGTTTGTGAAGCTAATGAGCACCTTTAAACATTTAATAGACCTGTACGAAGTGGAAGATTACTATGCCGTTGCCACTTCCGCTATGCGGGAAGCAAGCAATGGAAAGGAAGTTAGCAATCAAATCCTGAAAGATGTTGGTATGAAAATCAATGTCATTAGTGGAAAGAAGGAGGCTAGCATTCTAAACAAAGCCATTAAGCCTACGCTACAGGATAGAAAATACGTGCATATTGATGTGGGCGGTGGTAGTACGGAACTAAATTTACTTGAAGGGGGCAAACTTATACAAAGTAGATCTTTTAAGATAGGATCAGTACGGCAATTAACCGCAAAAGAACGCGCGGCTGTTTTTGCATCAATGAAAGAATGGCTTCACACCACAAGTTTTTATAAATCAAAAAATATAGTTGGTATTGGTACTGGCGGTAACATTAACAAGCTCTACGGACTGGCCAACAAGGCTTCAAACATGGCGATTTCTTTTGCTGAATTGAAAGCATTGCGAGCTTATGTAAGTGAGTTCACTTATGAGCAACGCATGTCTATTTTAAAGATGAATCCGGACAGGGCCGATGTTATCATTCCTGCTTCTGAGATTTATTTAAGGGTACTAAAGGAAATGGGGAGTGACCAGATTCTTGTCCCTAAAGTGGGTTTAAAAGATGGTCTTATTTATGAGCTTTACGAACAAAGAACTCATAAAAATCTTGACAGAATAGAGTATTTGGGCTACCTCTAAACTACTATTCAATAGCTGATTTGACTATATAGAATTTCTGTCGATAAAATGAAATGGGTTTTTTACTTTCCCTTTTTTCTTATCCATAATCATACGGGCAGCTGTTTCTCCCATCGCTTTAAAATCTGTGGAGATACATGTAATTCCCAATAATTGTTTTAGGGGCGTATCGTTATAGGAAATTACACCTATATCATTTCCTAGCTCAAATTCCTGGTTCCGTATTTGGTTAACGAGATTCACCAAATCCGATTCGCTTATGGTAATGAACAAATCGCCTTTTTTTAGAATCATATCATCATAAATCTCGTCTAGCACCTCAAAATCTATGGAGTGCTCGCTACAAAATTTTCTAAATCCATGTAAAATTCGCTTGGGATAAGGATAAACCGATTCTTTGGGATATGTGATGAACAATTTTTCATATTGAGAAATCTTACTATATCCTTCTTTTAATGCATTATAAATATCATTCTCAAAATCCTGATAAATTTCAATATGGTTTCCTTCAATTTCGGCAACAGGATTATCCATTATGACTAATTTTTCCTTTGGGATTTCATTTATTGCTTTAATTACTTCAGGGGTATAGCTCGTATGTTTTAGTTTTTCTGTCTTAAAATGAGGCATGATGACATAATAGTCATAAGCATTCCTATTTTTTTCCAAAAGATTTAGAAAAAGTTCTTCCTCGCAATGGTAAATGAAAAGACTTGTATGAGATGTTCCTCCAATGCTATTTATAAAAGAATTATAAATCCGCATCTTATACGAACTCAACTTATTGATTAGAAAGAGGATATTGACTTTTGATATTAATTTAGTTCTGGCTATATAATACCCTTTTCCCCTTATGGATATGATTACCTTCCGCTCCCTTAAAATACTATACGCCTTTTCTACTGTATCTCTTGATAACAGGTACTCTTCACTGAACATGTTTATAGACGGAATTTTATCGTCCATCTTTAAATTACCTGCAGAAATATTATAAATGATAGAGTCTACAATCTGTTTGTACTTTGGAACTCTAGAATTCTCATTTATATTGATAAAATTAAATATATTCATCAGCAGAAGTCTTTATCTTTTCCATTGTAATGGTCTTACAACATGGCAATAATAAAGATGTAATTTGGTAATCTACCAAAAAAAAACATTTTTATTTTTCACATAAGCGGTACAGTACAGGACACAAAGCTTTCTTTCATAATCTACTTTTGCTATCAAACATAATAACCCTTTAAATGAAAAATACAACACAACAATTCAAGTACGTCGATCATCTTTGGGATGAAAAGAAAGCAGCTGCACTAGGTGATGACCAAGTGGCTTTATTTCTTTATCGCTCAAATATTCTTGGGGCAGATTTAAGAATAACTAACTATGGTGGTGGAAATACGAGTTGCAAAACCATTGAAAAAGACCCATTGACCGATGAGGATGTAGAGGTTATGTGGATTAAAGGTTCTGGTGGAGATATCGGTACATTAACTAAAGCTGGAATTGCAGGTCTTTATACTGAAAGATTAAGAAGTTTAAAGAATGTCTATGGAGGTCTTGAAGATGAAGATCGCATGGTTGGTCTTTTTAACCATTGTATATATGACCTAGACAGTAAAGCCCCTTCTATAGATACGCCATTGCACGGGTTACTTCCGTTTAAACATATTGACCACCTACACCCAGATGCTTTAATAGCGGTTGCCGCAGCAAAGGACAGCGAAAAGGTTACCAAAGAAATTTGGGGAGATACAATGGGTTGGGTACCATGGCAACGACCAGGTTTTGACTTAGGTCTTCAATTAGAAAAATGTCTGAACGATAACCCTGGTATACGTGGAATAGTTTTAGGAAGCCACGGACTTTTTACTTGGGGAGATACTTCTTATGAATGTTACATGAACAGTCTTGAAGTTATTGAAACTGCTTCTGAATACATAGAAAAAAAGATTGCCGCTAACGGAAGTGTGTTTGGCGGTCAAAAGATAAAAAGTCTTGCAAAAGAGGAGCGTTTGGAAAAAGCCGCTCAACTCATGCCAATGCTAAGAGGCCTCTGTTCTTCTGAAAACAGAATGATCGGGCATTTTAATGATAGTGATGTTGTTCTTGAGTATATCAATAGTAATGATTTAGAGCGCTTGGCACCTATGGGCACGTCATGTCCTGACCACTTTTTAAGAACTAAAATTCAACCTTTAGTATTAAAGTTAGATACTAAAGAAGACCTTTCTGATACGGAAGCCGTTCTTGCCAAATTACGTCCAGCTTTTGAACAGTACAGAAAGGAATATCAATCCTATTATGATAACCATAAGCGTCCTAATAGCCCTGCCGTTAGAGATGCCAGTCCGGTTATAATTATATATCCAGGAGTAGGTATGTTCAGTTTTGCTAAAAACAAGCAGACTACCCGCGTTGCCAATGAATTTTACGTAAACGCTATTAACGTAATGCGTGGTGCAGAAGCTATTACGGAATACACATCCTTGCCAAGACAAGAAGCTTTTGATATTGAATATTGGTTACTAGAAGAAGCAAAATTACAGCGTATGCCAAAAGAAAAACCATTATCCCGCAAAGTAGCTTTGGTTACTGGTGCAGGTGGCGGTATAGGTAAAGCTATTGCAGATAAGTTGGCCGAAGAAGGTGCCAATGTTGTATTGACGGATATTGTTGAAGATAGATTAAAAGAAGGTGTTGCTACTTACGCTAGAGATATTGCAAGCTATGCTGTTTGTGATGTAACAAAAAGCGAATCAGTTGCAGATGCCTATAAAAAGGCTTGTTTGGAGTTTGGTGGTGTAGACATCGTTGTTCACAGTGCCGGTCTTGCCATTTCAAAACCTTTAGAAGATACTACGGAGAAAGATTGGGATATTCTTCAAAATGTTCTGGTAAAAGGCCAATTTGAACTAGCAAAACAAGCGGTAGCGGTTATGCGGAAACAAAACCTAGGTGGTGACGTTATTAGTATTGCTAGTAAAAATGGTTTGGTTTCAGGCCCAAATAATGTAGCTTATGGAACAGCTAAAGCTGCCCAACAACATATGGCTCGTTTACTAGCCGCAGAGTTAGGTGGTGATAAAATACGTGTGAATACGGTTAATCCTGATGGGGTTATTGTTGGTAGTAAAATATGGGAAGGAGATTGGGCCGAAGGTCGTGCCAAAGCATACGGAATTACGGTTGAGGAGCTTCCTACCCATTACGCAAAGCGTAATCTTTTAAATGAAATTATTTATCCTAAAGATATTGCCGATGGGGTCTTTGCCTGTGTTGGTGTATTGAACAAAACAACAGGAAATATTATTAATGTAGATGGCGGTATGGCCAATGCATTTGTACGATAGTTAGTTCTGAGTTAGTTAGTTTGTTTTTTTACTTCCATGGGCCGTTTAACCCATGGAAGTATTTTTTAAAATGTAATACTTTATGAGAATAGACAAAGGTCAACTTGGAGATACCAATAAAAAAGGAATCACCGAGCATAATGAGCGTTACGATTTTTTAGCCTATACACTTTTAAAAAAGGGTAAAGATGTTAACGTAATAATTGAGAAATTACAGGACTTTCAGGTAGCCATACCAAGTTGGGCATTGGGCGCAGGTGGTACAAGGTTCGGACGTTTTGGATTTCAAGGAGAACCTTCAAGTCTAGAGTTAAAAATAGATGATGTTGGCTTAATTCACTCACTCACTCAAAGTGCAGGAGCCATATCATTACACATACCTTGGGATGTACCTACAGATTACAATGCCATTAAAGATTTGGCAAACTCTCATAATATCCTATTTGACGCAGTCAACTCAAACACTTTTCAAAATCAAAAGAACAGTAAGGAGAGTTATAAGTTTGGCTCTTTAAGTAACACGAGTAAAGCTGCTCGTGAACAGGCTGTAGCTCACAATATTGAAGTAGTTAAAATTGGAGAGAAATTAGGTTCAAAAAGCTTGACGGTCTGGTTGGCAGACGGCTCTAATTTTCCTGGACAAACTAATTTTCAATCGGCTTTACAAAATACAGAAGATAGCTTAAAGGACATATACAAAACACTTCCGGAAGACTGGAAAATGTTTATAGAATATAAACCCTACGAACCTAATTTCTATAGTACGGTAATTCAGGATTGGGGAACTTCATTTATGCTAGCTAATGCTTGCGGAGAAAAAGCGTATACTTTAGTAGATTTAGGACACCACCTTCCTAACACTAATATTGAACAAATAGTTTCCACCTTAATGTTAAAGGGAAAGCTAGGCGGATTCCATTTTAATGATAGTAAATATGGCGATGACGACCTTACCGTTGGTAGTATAAAGCCTTATGCTCTATTCTTAATTTTCAATGCTTTGGTTTATGGAATGGAAAACAATCCACAAAACCCTTATCCAGCTTGGATGATAGATGCCAGTCATAATATAAAAGACCCGTTAGAAGATTTAATCCAATCTTTAGAGGCCATACAGGAAGCGCACGCGAAAGCATTGCTTGTTGACCAAGAATTATTAGCTAAGGCACAACTGAATCATGACGTTGTTAAATGTCAAGAGATTCTTCAAGATGCTTACCGCACAGATGTTAGACCATTGTTGCAAAAAGCAAGGTTAAACAGCGGCGGGGCATTAAACCCAATTAACGCTTATAGATCTTTAAAGGTGAGAGAGAATTTAATAAAAGAAAGAGGTGCTAACTCCGTAGCATCCGGACTATAATTACATCATTATGAAAGTTAAAGTAACGGCCGTATTTGATATTGGAAAGACGAACAAAAAGTTCTTTCTTTTTGATGAAAATTTTCAAGAAGTTCATCGAGAATATAATCGTTTCGAAGAAATTGAAGATGAGGACGGCTACCCTACTGAAAATCTTGCTGCTCTAGAAGTATGGGCTAAAGAGGTCTTTGATAACATGCTAGATTCTGAAAAGTATGAAATTATAGCTTTAAACTTTTCATGTTACGGAGCAAGCTGGGTACATATTGATGAAAACGGAAAACCACTCACGCCACTTTACAACTATATGAAGCCGTTAAAAGATGATGTTTTTACTTCTTTTAATAAAGCTTACGGACCGGAGAAAGAATTATCAAGAGTAACAGGCTCTCCTCAATTAGGTATGTTAAATACCGGTATGCACTTATATTGGTTAAAAAATTCCCAACCAGAAACTTTTAAAAAAATAAAATACTCCCTGCATCTACCTCAATACCTCAGCTATTTATTTACAGGTATTCCCGTAAGTGAATATACAAGTATTGGTTGTCATACCATGCTATGGGACTTTGAGAAAAAAGACTATCATTCATGGGTTTATCAAGAGGGGATTAATAAAAAATTACCCCCTATTGAATCGTCTAGAAAAACGACCCTCGTAAATTACAAGGGTAAAACAATTAAAATGGGTGTTGGAATCCACGATAGTTCTTCTGCCCTAATTCCGTATATCAGAAGTGTAACCAAACCGTTTTTGCTAATTTCTACGGGAACATGGAGCATTTCAATTAATCCGTTTAACGAAGGAATGCTTACTCCAGATGATATTGAGAACGACTCATTGTTCAATATGAGAATTGACGGTAGTCCGGTTAAAGTTTCCCGGTTGTTTTTAGGTAACGAATACAAACTTCAGGTAAAAGCGCTGTCTGACCATTTTAATGTGTCACCAGATACCCATAAAAAAGTGAAATTTAATCAAGATACTTTTTTTGAAATCAATAAAGATTTCACCCATATGTTTAAGTGGTCTAGTATGTCATCAGAAGACATGCCTAATGAGACCAAAATACCCTATGATAAATTTGAGCATGCCTATCATCAGTTGATGTTGGAATTGGTTTTCCTTCAAGAAAAAAGTATTAGAGCGGCAATAGGAAATTCTGAAATAAACCAACTTTATATTGATGGTGGTTTTAGTGACAATGAAATCTATATTCAATTGCTTTCCCAATTTATAGGGAATATGAAGCTTAGCACCACAGATTCTTCTTTGGGCTCTGCCTTAGGAGCCGCTATCGTTATTTCTGATATTGTATTAGAGTCTACATTTTTAGACAAAAACTACGCTGTTAAAAACCATCGTCCATTTATCCTTAAATAAACCAATGATATGACCAAGGAATTCAACCCGGCCTACCCTTCCATGGATGATTTGAGAAACAAAGCTATGAAGCGTATACCTAAATTCGCTTTTGAATACTTGGATGGTGGCTGTAATGAAGATGTTAGTATAACTAGAAATACTTCGGAAATACATGAAGTGCAACTACAACCTAGATATTTAAGAAACCAAGGTATTAGTTCTACAAAAACCAAAGTACTGGGTATGGAGTTTGATGCACCATTTGGCATTGCTCCTGTTGGTCTGCAAGGTTTAATGTGGCCCAATTCTCCAGAGATTTTAGCTAAATCGGCTTTCAAAAATAACATCCCTTTTATTCTTAGTACAGTGACCACCATGAGCATTGAACGGGCAAGTGAATTGACAGAGGGCAATGCGTGGTTCCAGTTGTACAACCCTGCTGAGGATGCTTTAAGAGATGATATTATCAATAGAGCGGAAGCTGCTGGGTGTCCAGTATTGGTATTGCTTTGTGATGTACCCACTTTTGGATACAGGCCTAGAGATATTCGTAATGGATTGGCCTTACCCCCAAAAATGTCATTGACCAATATTTTACAGATTTTAGGCAAACCCACCTGGGCAATGAACACCTTAAAACATGGCCAACCCACCTTTGAAACATTAAAACCCTATACACCAGAAGGACTCAACTTAAAGCAATTAGGGCAGTTTATGGACAAGACTTTTTCTGGCAGATTAAACGAAGAACGTATAAAACCTATTCGTGATAAATGGAAAGGAAAATTAGTCCTCAAAGGAGTTGCCTCTGAACAAGATACCCAAGATGCCATTCGTATGGGATTTGATGGCATTATCGTTTCCAATCATGGCGGCAGACAATTAGATGCTGCCCAATCTACTATAAACTCACTTTCTGAAATAACAGAAAAATATGGAGACCAGATAGAAATTATGATGGATAGTGGGTTACGCTCAGGACCGGACATTGCAAGAACTATGGCTAGCGGGGCTAAATTCACTTTTATGGGGCGTTCTTTTCTTTACGGTTGTGGTGCTCTAGGAGATAATGGTGGTGACCATACGATATCCATGTTAAAAACGCAGTTTAAACAGGTTATGGACCAGTTATGTTGTGAACGTGTCGAAGACTTACCAAATCACCTTATTAAATAAACTAACCACCTCTATGAGCCAAAATCATCACGAAGAAGAACTAATTGAAGAATTGGTCGGTGGCGAATATGAAAGAGAACCAATACCCACATCAAAACTAAAAAGCTGGAAAAGTTTTTTAGGGATGTATGCTGGTGAGCATGCCGCGGGAACCGAATTTATGATTGGCCCATTATTTTTGACTGCTGGTGTCAGTGCTTTTGATTTAATTGTAGGTTTATTGATAGGAAATCTTCTTGCCGTATTAAGCTGGAGGTTTCTAACCGCAAAAATAGCCGTAGAAAATAGGTTGACACTTTACTATCAATTTGAAAAAATCTGTGGTAAAAAACTGGTTATTGGTTACAATCTGGCCAACGGCATATTATTCTGTTTTCTTGCTGGTGCCATGATAACGGTATCAGCCACAGCTGTTGGTATTCCCTTTGATATGGAAATGCCAAAACTAACCGACACCACGCCTAATGGAGCAACCTGGGTGATTATTGTAGTACTTATAGGAGCTGTAATCTCACTGATTGCCTCAAAGGGATACGACACCGTATCTAAAGCAGCAAATTGGATGTCTCCCATAATCGTACTTGCTTTTTTGGCCTGTGGAATTGTTGCTTTAAATCAATTAGGAGTTAAGAGTTTTACGGATTTTTGGAATATATGGGGAGAAGGATCAGAACCCTTTCCCGGACAATTAAAATACACCTTTTGGCACGTAGTGATATGGTCATGGTTCGCTAATGCAGCTATGCACGTAGGTATGTCTGATTTATCAGTTTTCAGATTCGCGAAAACAGCCAATGCCGGATGGACTACCGCTGCAGGAATGTACGTAGGTCATTACATGGCGTGGATTGCCGCTGCACTACTCTATGCCGTCTATTTAAAGTCTCCTGAAGCGCAAGCTTTCCTATCCAATGGAGAAGCACCACCGGTAGCGCCAGGGCCTCTGGCAAACAATG includes:
- a CDS encoding alpha-hydroxy acid oxidase; this encodes MTKEFNPAYPSMDDLRNKAMKRIPKFAFEYLDGGCNEDVSITRNTSEIHEVQLQPRYLRNQGISSTKTKVLGMEFDAPFGIAPVGLQGLMWPNSPEILAKSAFKNNIPFILSTVTTMSIERASELTEGNAWFQLYNPAEDALRDDIINRAEAAGCPVLVLLCDVPTFGYRPRDIRNGLALPPKMSLTNILQILGKPTWAMNTLKHGQPTFETLKPYTPEGLNLKQLGQFMDKTFSGRLNEERIKPIRDKWKGKLVLKGVASEQDTQDAIRMGFDGIIVSNHGGRQLDAAQSTINSLSEITEKYGDQIEIMMDSGLRSGPDIARTMASGAKFTFMGRSFLYGCGALGDNGGDHTISMLKTQFKQVMDQLCCERVEDLPNHLIK
- a CDS encoding purine-cytosine permease family protein, whose amino-acid sequence is MSQNHHEEELIEELVGGEYEREPIPTSKLKSWKSFLGMYAGEHAAGTEFMIGPLFLTAGVSAFDLIVGLLIGNLLAVLSWRFLTAKIAVENRLTLYYQFEKICGKKLVIGYNLANGILFCFLAGAMITVSATAVGIPFDMEMPKLTDTTPNGATWVIIVVLIGAVISLIASKGYDTVSKAANWMSPIIVLAFLACGIVALNQLGVKSFTDFWNIWGEGSEPFPGQLKYTFWHVVIWSWFANAAMHVGMSDLSVFRFAKTANAGWTTAAGMYVGHYMAWIAAALLYAVYLKSPEAQAFLSNGEAPPVAPGPLANNAIGIFGIIAVVLAGWTTANPTIYRAGLAFQAIMPKLSTFWVTIIAGTVATIAGLFPAFAMKLLGFVALYGFILAPFGAVIVFEHFFHKQAGIVKNYAEVANIKFNKSVFLAWAISFGLFYFISIQFNVFLSFVTLPAWLLCGALFLVFSKYFQKKQAD